One genomic window of Hydra vulgaris chromosome 03, alternate assembly HydraT2T_AEP includes the following:
- the LOC136078197 gene encoding uncharacterized protein LOC136078197, with the protein MRAKFMKITCFLSNVKFFLLSRGIAKIPYPTLRRYWKNFLLDENTRLTPNYYVKRIFKNKQELELKKYILICSRMFYGLPIKECRCIAFEMATIDKISIPQRWHKDSMAGIDWMNNFRKRHPDLSHKTLEGCPLSRATSFNAHNVNIFFDKLKELFARSPAFANGTRVFNLDETRTITVHNPQMVLARKGVKSVCKVTSAERGTLVTTCIIISASGQYFPPVIIFPRVHFKEHIMSGAPSGSLGLACKTGWMNGELFFDVTNHFIKFSSCTKENPSLLIYDNFEAHLSIVVLNLAKEHGVTILTLSPHSTHKLQPLNVGVMGPFKTAYNAAIVLWMFHNPGKEFTIYQVAASVWLAFLKAITPSNILAAFKKTGIFPYDRNVFTDIDFMCSSVTNRTFDVNNTCIKNHVSVTSDNFFNPQVSSNVDPTTSTTIDIIIIPSPLTIDTNKLVINDTMVDLSTSSDSFISPKQFRGFPKSEEKNSKRKERKKGRSMIASDTPKRGRIEKRLCNKKLVKLTKELKANLQNINKKLLKKDDSVLEHLTITKEKGLIILEDDLGACDIYPKEDDFVLVKFGTKKKLFYVGKVLCINSVKEEVTISFLRKKGLFFYNA; encoded by the exons ATGAGAgcaaagtttatgaaaattacgtgttttttgtcaaacgtcaaattttttttgttaagccGTGGAATCGCTAAGATACCCTATCCAACGCTTCGTCGTTATTGGAAAAATTTTCTGCTTGATGAAAATACAAGACTTACCCCGAATTATTatgttaaaagaatatttaaaaacaaacaggAATtagaattaaagaaatatattttgatttgttCAAGAATGTTCTATGGCCTTCCAATTAAAGAATGTCGGTGTATAGCTTTTGAGATGGCAACCATTGATAAAATTAGTATTCCACAGAGGTGGCACAAAGATTCAATGGCAGGTATTGATTGGATGAATAATTTTAGAAAGCGACATCCAGATTTGTCTCATAAAACACTTGAAGGATGTCCTCTTTCTAGGGCAACATCATTTAATGCccataatgtaaatatattttttgacaaattaaaagaactttttgctAGATCACCAGCATTTGCAAATGGAACTCGGGTTTTTAACCTTGATGAAACTAGAACTATTACCGTGCATAACCCACAAATG gttCTTGCAAGGAAAGGTGTGAAGAGTGTCTGCAAAGTTACAAGTGCTGAAAGAGGAACCCTTGTCACAACTTGTATAATAATCAGTGCTTCTGGACAATATTTTCCACCAGTAATTATTTTTCCAAGAGTGCATTTCAAGGAGCATATAATGTCAGGAGCTCCTTCTGGATCTCTCGGACTCGCATGCAAAACAGGCTGGATGAACGGTGAACTTTTTTTCGATGTTACGAATCACTTTATCAAGTTCTCGTCTTGTACGAAAGAAAATccatcattattaatatatgaCAATTTCGAAGCGCACTTATCTATAGTAGTGTTAAATTTAGCAAAGGAGCATGGAGTGACCATTTTGACATTATCACCTCATTCCACGCACAAGTTACAACCACTTAATGTGGGAGTTATGGGACCGTTTAAAACTGCATATAATGCAGCAATTGTTTTATGGATGTTCCACAATCCTGGAAAGGAATTTACAATTTACCAAGTGGCTGCATCTGTATGGCTTGCTTTTCTGAAAGCCATAACACCTTCTAACATTTTAgctgcttttaaaaaaacaggtatATTTCCTTATGACAGGAACGTGTTTACAGATATCGATTTTATGTGCAGCTCTGTGACAAACAGAACTTTTGATGTCAACAATACTTGCATAAAAAATCACGTAAGCGTTActtctgataatttttttaaccctCAAGTTTCATCAAATGTAGACCCCACTACCTCTACTACtatagatataataataattccaTCTCCGCTAACTATAGATACAAACAAACTAGTTATTAATGATACAATGGTTGATCTGTCTACATCATCAGATTCTTTTATCAGCCCTAAACAATTCAGAGGTTTTCCTAAATCTGaagaaaaaaacagtaaaagaaAGGAAAGGAAGAAGGGTCGCTCTATGATTGCCTCAGACACTCCTAAGAGAGGTCGAATCGAGAAAAGGCTCTGCAATAAAAAGTTAGTCAAACttacaaaagaattaaaagcaaatttacaaaatattaacaaaaaattacttaaaaaagacGATTCTGTATTGGAACATTTGACAATCACAAAAGAGAAAGGTTTaataatcctagaagatgattTGGGTGCTTGTGATATATATCCTAAAGAAGATGACTTTGTATTGGTTaaatttggaacaaaaaaaaaattgttttatgttgGAAAGGTATTATGTATAAACTCTGTAAAAGAAGAAGTTACAATTAGTTTTCTTcgaaaaaaaggtttatttttttataatgcctAA